Proteins from a genomic interval of Veillonellaceae bacterium:
- a CDS encoding DUF456 family protein, translated as MVLNFFAFLIMFIGLFFTLSPRLPGTLLIIGVAFFYSALDGFSALSPWLVISLLSLTLLAEIGGRVARIYLTKEFKVPIIFSTDTTAGNLAGIVASDALFGPLLGTIIWELIVGKTLLPRLDTVFRVLSRLAFVALIRFGCGLIMVVLITIYILQ; from the coding sequence TTGGTTCTCAACTTTTTTGCTTTTTTAATAATGTTCATTGGTCTGTTTTTTACTTTGTCGCCGCGTTTACCGGGAACACTGCTTATTATTGGTGTTGCCTTTTTTTATAGCGCGCTTGATGGGTTTTCAGCTTTAAGTCCCTGGCTAGTGATTTCGTTACTATCTCTAACATTGCTGGCTGAGATAGGTGGACGGGTTGCGCGGATCTATTTAACTAAAGAATTCAAAGTGCCAATTATATTCAGTACAGATACTACAGCCGGCAATCTGGCTGGGATTGTCGCTTCTGATGCTTTATTTGGTCCTTTGCTAGGGACTATTATTTGGGAACTTATTGTCGGCAAAACGTTATTACCTCGTCTTGATACTGTTTTTAGGGTGCTTTCAAGGTTAGCTTTTGTAGCTCTAATCAGATTTGGGTGCGGTCTCATTATGGTGGTGCTTATAACAATATATATACTGCAGTGA
- a CDS encoding magnesium chelatase, with protein MKSYYKLIRHDGNRELFRAVDMSVTALTNGYPFHIHAQGLRGTGKTSIMRAVKEILPSIVRIKNCIYNCHPAAPHCPEHRNLSPEAIAAIGTETVPCPFLEISHSAKIGTVVGSIDLARLTDKSNSIAALLPGTIPKAHRGIIFVDEINRLADTSPEIADVLLDLMGTKPGRIQIEETGLPTVELPVSVAVWAASNPDEDPGPLVQIRKQLSDRFDLGVNMGRPSDYQAVMAILEHKNQNTSVEEHKPIKVVGNLSDITCDSTIRNVFASIYVDFGLESLRAVESMETAASLSALIAGRKAITIDDIIGTVPLVLNNRADNGTITSILKYLDGLNISNNVKNAVQPIPVQDSFKEELSKTDRQDNNWWAKLWGSIKGKFKLSRFAAKPLINPPLPNKINEVRPSAPPKPKKSSEMSQQGDNSSSSTTSNNSNMSTRQTKSHSSPGEQEKIANPTQVVIQAPPNQATPLSKLSIEHFVTSEDK; from the coding sequence TTGAAATCATATTATAAACTCATCCGGCACGATGGAAACCGGGAACTATTTAGGGCAGTGGACATGTCAGTTACTGCCCTTACTAACGGATACCCCTTTCATATCCATGCCCAAGGTCTACGCGGCACTGGTAAAACAAGTATTATGAGAGCAGTGAAAGAAATTCTGCCCTCGATAGTTAGAATAAAAAATTGCATCTATAATTGCCACCCAGCAGCTCCCCATTGTCCGGAACACAGGAATTTATCACCAGAAGCAATTGCTGCAATCGGAACTGAAACTGTGCCCTGTCCATTTCTGGAAATATCTCATTCGGCAAAAATCGGTACTGTTGTAGGAAGCATAGATCTTGCACGGCTTACCGATAAGTCGAACTCGATTGCTGCCTTGCTTCCGGGTACCATTCCTAAGGCGCATCGTGGGATTATCTTTGTTGATGAAATTAATCGCCTAGCTGATACTTCGCCGGAAATAGCGGACGTTTTGCTCGATTTAATGGGGACTAAGCCAGGGCGTATTCAGATTGAAGAGACCGGTTTACCGACTGTTGAGCTACCTGTTTCGGTAGCTGTATGGGCGGCATCAAATCCAGATGAGGATCCGGGCCCGTTAGTTCAAATAAGAAAACAGTTATCAGATCGTTTCGATCTTGGTGTAAACATGGGACGACCTAGTGACTATCAGGCTGTTATGGCAATTCTTGAGCATAAAAATCAAAATACATCCGTCGAAGAACATAAACCGATCAAAGTGGTAGGCAATTTAAGTGACATAACATGCGACTCTACTATCAGGAATGTATTTGCTAGTATTTATGTCGACTTTGGTTTGGAAAGTTTGCGAGCGGTAGAAAGCATGGAAACAGCTGCCAGTCTGTCGGCCCTAATTGCAGGTCGAAAAGCAATAACTATTGATGATATAATCGGGACAGTTCCGTTAGTGCTTAATAACAGAGCTGATAATGGAACAATAACGAGTATTCTAAAATACTTAGATGGGTTGAACATTAGTAACAACGTTAAGAATGCCGTGCAGCCAATTCCAGTTCAAGATTCATTTAAAGAGGAACTAAGCAAAACAGACCGGCAAGATAATAATTGGTGGGCGAAGCTTTGGGGAAGTATAAAAGGTAAATTTAAATTAAGTCGTTTTGCAGCAAAACCGTTAATAAATCCACCTTTACCCAATAAGATAAATGAAGTAAGACCGTCAGCACCGCCTAAGCCAAAAAAGTCATCAGAAATGTCACAACAAGGGGATAATTCAAGCTCCAGCACTACAAGTAATAATTCTAACATGTCGACTAGGCAGACAAAAAGTCATTCGTCGCCAGGCGAGCAGGAAAAAATTGCTAATCCAACTCAGGTTGTTATTCAGGCTCCTCCCAATCAGGCAACTCCTTTATCTAAATTATCGATCGAGCATTTTGTAACAAGTGAGGATAAATAA
- a CDS encoding VWA domain-containing protein has translation MVENCWDYRNSCLLPSLAMPAGRVKALLAKNKGARIGQSAVVSKNMHTFHPSTPEKVNILQGVDAGQAFYQRKEIGSVCHIDVFHQFGKVDHHLVAANIKKAVEAYNLHFSVNKMLFNHFGRDAVDADYIDIQTGTGGGRITGSLTYGQKLSLRRAHENHVHIALTVSNDHIACLFYIILAVEEAIMLSGLELRRNEEIVHVKGKQSKASDNSPYADQSDSYMQDKESSSMSSPCAKKHQFTQNAAMLSDSFDTVKDVKEMLAEIENDDDRKKIEKKFDNNGNAEQMINSLSGLGIVEVKDNKIRLTNYGREFKQYLDKNLTDVQSHLRQMLKSLKPVSKLPSSLKTIQSDNAIGNGPKILLPFKDTTRYSEFAVAETVMAAARRSIQINCDRLGFDHSDLRVYIRQQRPKSEVLLLIDASASMKGQRILAAKFLVRHLLLSTLDKISVITFQNYKACVQVQFTRDFQQVEDSLRNIKVYGATPLALGLKTSLNYLQTVKTKNPMIILLTDGVPTLADMSRDPIADSLVYANKIKESGYGFMCIGLKPHRNYLAKLAEVAGGKIYLLDELEKQVLINAAWLERSERCL, from the coding sequence ATGGTTGAGAATTGTTGGGATTACAGAAACTCGTGTCTACTGCCCAGTCTTGCGATGCCGGCAGGAAGGGTTAAGGCTTTATTAGCCAAAAATAAAGGGGCTCGAATCGGCCAAAGTGCTGTGGTGAGTAAAAACATGCATACCTTTCATCCCAGTACGCCGGAAAAGGTCAACATATTACAAGGTGTTGATGCTGGACAGGCATTTTATCAGCGCAAGGAAATTGGAAGTGTTTGTCATATTGATGTTTTTCACCAGTTTGGCAAGGTCGATCATCATCTAGTAGCAGCTAATATTAAAAAGGCAGTAGAGGCTTATAACTTACATTTCTCCGTTAATAAAATGCTTTTTAATCATTTTGGTCGTGATGCCGTTGATGCCGATTATATTGATATTCAGACGGGGACTGGCGGGGGACGTATTACAGGCAGCCTGACTTACGGTCAAAAATTGTCACTAAGAAGGGCACATGAGAATCATGTCCATATTGCTTTGACAGTATCAAATGATCACATAGCATGCCTTTTTTATATAATCTTGGCGGTTGAAGAGGCTATTATGCTATCAGGCCTTGAGCTTCGACGCAATGAAGAGATAGTTCATGTAAAAGGAAAGCAAAGTAAAGCCAGCGATAATTCTCCGTATGCCGATCAATCTGATTCTTATATGCAGGACAAAGAATCAAGTAGTATGTCATCTCCTTGTGCTAAAAAGCACCAATTTACCCAAAATGCTGCTATGTTGTCCGATAGCTTTGACACGGTTAAAGATGTTAAGGAGATGCTTGCTGAGATTGAAAATGATGACGATCGCAAAAAAATTGAAAAGAAGTTTGATAATAACGGCAATGCGGAGCAGATGATAAATTCACTATCTGGTCTGGGAATTGTTGAGGTAAAAGATAACAAAATCAGATTGACGAACTACGGGAGAGAATTCAAACAATATCTAGATAAAAACTTGACAGACGTTCAGTCACATCTTCGGCAAATGTTAAAATCATTAAAACCGGTATCCAAGCTGCCAAGCAGCCTAAAAACCATTCAGTCTGATAATGCTATTGGGAACGGACCAAAGATATTACTGCCGTTTAAAGATACCACGAGGTATTCCGAATTTGCAGTTGCCGAAACTGTAATGGCGGCAGCTAGGAGGAGTATCCAAATTAATTGTGATAGGCTAGGTTTTGATCATTCTGACTTACGCGTTTATATTAGGCAGCAACGCCCAAAATCAGAAGTGCTATTACTAATTGATGCAAGTGCGAGCATGAAAGGGCAGCGGATTTTGGCTGCAAAATTCCTTGTTCGACATTTATTGCTGTCCACCCTCGATAAAATTAGTGTTATTACTTTTCAAAACTATAAAGCTTGTGTGCAAGTTCAGTTTACTAGAGACTTTCAGCAAGTTGAGGATAGTTTGAGGAATATAAAGGTTTACGGTGCTACACCTTTAGCGTTAGGGTTAAAAACAAGTTTAAATTATTTGCAAACGGTCAAGACGAAAAATCCTATGATAATCTTATTAACCGACGGAGTCCCTACCTTGGCCGATATGAGTAGAGACCCGATTGCAGATTCTTTGGTCTACGCCAATAAAATAAAAGAATCGGGCTATGGGTTTATGTGTATAGGTTTGAAGCCTCATCGAAATTATTTGGCAAAACTGGCTGAGGTTGCTGGTGGCAAGATTTACTTATTAGACGAGTTAGAAAAACAGGTGCTGATTAATGCAGCGTGGCTAGAACGAAGTGAACGCTGCTTATAA
- the recJ gene encoding single-stranded-DNA-specific exonuclease RecJ, with protein MAKPRKLWRLSATEPELTKRLAKQLKISGVIAQILINRGLRDERMASEFLFGDISSLHDPYLLKDMEKAVQRIRRAIEAKEKITVYGDYDVDGITATALLVRVLKKLGASVDYYIPDRQNEGYGLNLGALDTLYKEGTVLLITVDSGISAINEVMAFKNKIDIVITDHHQPSAVLPEACAVINPKRPECTYPDKNLAGVGVAFKLCQALWSMLRTDESHIFEYLDFVAIGSIADIVPLLGENRILVKHGLEQLASTTNQGLNALLKSCKLEAIDAGKVGFIIAPRLNAAGRIGLGTVGVELLLTEDNDYAGELAVYLEQQNTQRQALEKEILAAAESLLTEYDFQNNKVIVLSGTGWHSGVIGIVASRLVDKYYRPVIIISENNGIGKGSCRSIPGFDLYDALSQCSDILLKFGGHRLAAGLSVNIDNISELRRRLNDIAQNTLKDDDYIPVLNVDAQISLQEISSALLEELACLAPHGMGNPRPIFTSVNLVPESIKTLGREEQHLRLTVRQQLNRQNVISWGMGHMFEQFSKRPNIDIAFAPEFNDWQGHRSIQLCAQDIKLTSVSQNGNNRNIQNERAVVAQVYLALKALNTKPEINCTSGQLVSWILSTYGTELTNTGIDLAIEVLNELGLITKEECQASYKISLRPTPAMKLNIENSNTFNHGGLAKHIKVIGYKNWRA; from the coding sequence ATGGCAAAACCGCGCAAATTGTGGCGCTTGTCGGCAACCGAACCTGAACTAACAAAACGCTTGGCTAAGCAATTAAAGATTTCAGGAGTAATAGCGCAGATATTAATAAATCGCGGACTACGTGATGAGCGCATGGCCTCTGAATTTTTATTCGGGGATATTAGCAGTCTGCATGACCCGTATTTGTTAAAGGACATGGAGAAAGCAGTTCAGCGGATACGACGCGCTATTGAAGCTAAAGAAAAAATAACAGTATATGGAGACTACGATGTAGATGGAATTACTGCAACCGCTTTGCTAGTAAGGGTATTAAAAAAGCTTGGTGCAAGTGTTGATTATTATATACCTGATAGACAAAATGAGGGTTATGGTCTAAATTTAGGTGCTCTTGATACCCTGTATAAAGAGGGAACTGTTTTACTTATAACGGTTGACAGTGGTATTAGTGCGATTAATGAAGTTATGGCCTTTAAAAATAAAATTGACATAGTAATAACGGATCACCATCAACCTTCCGCTGTTTTACCTGAGGCATGTGCAGTTATTAACCCTAAACGCCCTGAATGTACCTACCCTGACAAAAATTTGGCGGGTGTTGGTGTGGCTTTTAAGCTATGCCAGGCACTATGGTCTATGTTAAGGACTGACGAAAGTCATATTTTTGAGTATCTTGATTTTGTAGCGATTGGTTCAATTGCTGATATAGTTCCTCTCTTAGGAGAGAATCGGATTTTAGTTAAACACGGTCTCGAGCAGTTAGCATCAACTACAAATCAGGGGTTAAACGCGCTTTTAAAAAGCTGTAAATTAGAGGCTATTGACGCTGGAAAAGTCGGTTTTATTATTGCTCCGCGTCTCAATGCTGCAGGGCGTATTGGTCTAGGTACTGTCGGGGTTGAACTTTTACTCACTGAAGACAATGATTATGCGGGAGAGTTAGCGGTCTACTTGGAGCAGCAGAATACGCAGCGACAAGCTTTGGAAAAAGAAATATTAGCGGCGGCAGAAAGCTTACTAACTGAGTACGATTTTCAAAACAACAAGGTAATTGTCTTGTCTGGTACTGGATGGCACTCCGGTGTAATAGGTATTGTCGCCTCTAGGCTTGTGGATAAATATTATAGGCCTGTAATAATAATCAGTGAAAATAATGGTATTGGAAAAGGGTCGTGCAGAAGTATTCCGGGTTTTGACCTATACGATGCTTTAAGCCAATGCTCTGATATATTGTTAAAGTTTGGCGGTCACCGTCTGGCCGCAGGGCTGAGCGTTAATATTGATAATATTTCTGAACTACGTAGACGTTTGAATGATATTGCCCAAAATACTCTGAAAGATGATGATTATATACCTGTACTTAACGTTGATGCTCAGATTTCTTTGCAAGAAATAAGCAGTGCATTGTTAGAAGAGCTAGCATGTTTAGCTCCTCATGGAATGGGGAATCCTAGGCCAATTTTTACGAGCGTAAACTTAGTGCCTGAAAGTATAAAAACGCTTGGGCGGGAGGAGCAACATCTGCGACTAACAGTGCGGCAGCAGCTCAACCGCCAAAACGTAATATCTTGGGGAATGGGCCACATGTTTGAACAGTTTTCGAAACGCCCTAATATTGATATAGCTTTTGCACCCGAGTTTAATGATTGGCAGGGGCACCGCAGCATTCAGCTATGTGCTCAAGATATAAAGCTGACTAGTGTAAGCCAAAATGGTAATAATAGGAATATACAAAATGAGAGAGCAGTAGTTGCCCAAGTTTACTTAGCCTTAAAAGCACTTAATACTAAACCAGAAATCAATTGTACTTCTGGTCAGCTTGTCTCGTGGATTCTTTCTACTTATGGAACTGAGTTAACAAATACGGGAATTGATTTAGCGATTGAGGTTCTTAATGAACTTGGCTTAATTACTAAGGAAGAATGTCAAGCTAGCTATAAGATTTCGTTACGGCCAACACCGGCAATGAAATTGAATATCGAAAACTCAAATACATTTAATCACGGTGGATTAGCTAAGCATATTAAAGTGATCGGTTATAAAAACTGGAGGGCTTAA
- a CDS encoding adenine phosphoribosyltransferase — protein sequence MDFKEKIRVIPNFPSEGIRFKDITTLLKDGAAFRCAINEIGKKFADKNIDLVVGPEARGFAIGAPVAYVLGAGFVPVRKPGKLPAETIDFSYDLEYGKDTLEIHKDAIPKGSRVLIVDDLLATGGTTKATINLVEGLGGKVVGLAFVIELSYLNGSQLLKDYDITTLVTY from the coding sequence ATGGACTTTAAAGAAAAGATTAGAGTTATCCCAAATTTTCCAAGTGAAGGTATAAGATTTAAAGACATAACCACCCTGCTTAAAGATGGTGCTGCTTTTAGGTGCGCGATCAACGAAATAGGAAAAAAATTTGCGGATAAAAATATTGATTTAGTAGTTGGCCCCGAAGCACGCGGTTTTGCAATTGGAGCCCCGGTAGCATATGTTCTTGGAGCTGGATTTGTACCTGTTCGTAAACCTGGAAAGCTTCCGGCTGAGACAATTGATTTTAGTTACGATTTAGAGTATGGCAAGGACACTTTAGAAATCCATAAGGACGCAATCCCAAAAGGCAGCAGGGTACTTATAGTCGACGACTTGCTAGCAACTGGAGGTACTACCAAGGCTACTATCAATCTTGTTGAGGGGCTTGGCGGAAAGGTTGTAGGCTTAGCTTTTGTAATTGAATTGTCATATTTAAACGGTAGTCAGCTTTTAAAAGATTATGACATCACTACACTTGTAACATATTAA
- a CDS encoding bifunctional (p)ppGpp synthetase/guanosine-3',5'-bis(diphosphate) 3'-pyrophosphohydrolase, which translates to MGSVANLDIEDLKNLILSYQSDAPISLVQEAYEFACDAHRGQLRISGEDYISHPIGVAKILADLQIDALTISAAFLHDVVEDTAISLDEVEKLFGKEIAMMVDGVTKLSRIEYKSKEEQQLENYRKMFLAMAKDVRVVLIKLADRLHNMRTLKYMPEYKQRRIAQETLEIFAPLAHRLGISSIKWELEDRSFRFLEPDKYYELGEKVKQKRREREQLVNESIKILTERLSSVGVNAEIQGRPKHFYSIYKKMLKDNKDLGEIYDLSAIRIIVETIKDCYGALGIVHTLWKPLPGRFKDYIAMPKSNMYQSLHTTVIGIDGKPLEIQIRTLEMHRISEYGIAAHWRYKEGGKTDKEFEKKLSWLRQLIEWQQDLKDPREFIERLKLDVFADEVFVFTPKGDVIDLPAGSVPIDFAYRIHTDVGHRCVGAKVNGKIVPLEYKLVNGDIVEIITSKQNNGPSRDWLNIVGSSDTRSKIRLWFKKEKREESIAKGRELVERECKKLGYDWKEIAKSERLTEVAKKFNLSSEEDMFATLGFGGVTPHGVMTKLIEVYKRELKSTVPPDLSQLLTQLKPKNYKSKASHGILVEGESGVLVRLAKCCNPIPGDAIVGYITKGRGVSVHRADCSNILNYPEEYERMIQVTWDITTDTVYKVTIEVLCTDRPGMLTDVMLVPSETKTNISSVNARVHKNKTATITLVLEIKSLSQLENVMTKMRRIKEVYSVYRAAQSIGGKI; encoded by the coding sequence ATGGGCAGCGTTGCAAATCTAGATATTGAAGATTTAAAAAATCTAATTTTGTCATATCAGAGCGATGCCCCAATATCTTTAGTACAAGAGGCCTATGAATTTGCCTGCGATGCCCATAGGGGTCAACTGCGTATTTCAGGAGAAGATTATATAAGCCATCCAATTGGAGTTGCCAAGATTTTGGCTGACTTGCAAATAGATGCTTTAACAATTAGCGCCGCGTTTCTTCATGACGTTGTCGAAGATACGGCTATTTCTTTAGACGAAGTTGAAAAGCTCTTCGGCAAAGAGATTGCCATGATGGTTGACGGGGTTACTAAACTAAGCCGGATTGAATACAAATCTAAAGAAGAACAGCAACTTGAGAATTATCGTAAAATGTTCCTTGCCATGGCCAAGGATGTACGCGTTGTTTTGATTAAGTTAGCCGATCGTTTGCATAACATGAGAACACTTAAATATATGCCGGAATATAAGCAACGGCGTATTGCTCAGGAAACCTTGGAGATTTTTGCTCCTTTAGCTCATCGTTTGGGTATTTCTAGCATTAAATGGGAATTAGAGGACAGGTCATTCCGGTTTTTAGAGCCGGATAAGTATTATGAATTAGGGGAAAAAGTTAAACAAAAACGCCGTGAGCGTGAGCAGCTTGTTAATGAATCGATTAAGATATTAACTGAACGGCTTAGCTCTGTAGGTGTTAATGCTGAAATTCAAGGCCGCCCTAAGCATTTTTATAGTATCTACAAAAAAATGCTCAAGGACAACAAAGACCTTGGGGAAATTTATGATTTATCAGCGATAAGAATTATTGTTGAAACAATTAAAGACTGCTATGGCGCATTAGGGATAGTCCACACTCTATGGAAGCCGTTACCAGGCAGATTTAAAGACTATATTGCCATGCCAAAGTCAAACATGTATCAGTCATTGCATACTACAGTCATTGGTATTGATGGTAAGCCGTTGGAAATTCAGATTAGAACGTTAGAGATGCACCGAATCTCTGAGTATGGTATAGCCGCGCATTGGCGCTATAAAGAGGGCGGAAAAACCGATAAAGAATTCGAGAAAAAGCTCTCTTGGCTTCGTCAGCTAATTGAATGGCAGCAAGATCTTAAAGATCCTCGGGAATTTATTGAGCGGCTTAAGCTGGATGTTTTTGCGGATGAGGTTTTTGTTTTTACCCCGAAAGGTGATGTCATAGATCTGCCGGCTGGCTCAGTACCTATAGATTTTGCTTACCGTATCCATACTGATGTTGGACATCGTTGTGTGGGAGCAAAGGTAAACGGTAAGATTGTTCCACTGGAATATAAGCTAGTAAATGGCGATATCGTAGAGATAATTACCAGTAAGCAAAATAATGGTCCGAGTAGAGATTGGCTTAATATTGTTGGTTCATCAGATACGCGCAGCAAGATTAGACTCTGGTTCAAAAAAGAAAAGCGAGAAGAAAGTATAGCTAAAGGGCGCGAACTGGTTGAACGTGAATGTAAAAAGCTCGGGTATGACTGGAAGGAGATTGCTAAGAGCGAGCGGCTTACCGAAGTAGCCAAAAAATTTAACCTGTCAAGTGAAGAAGATATGTTTGCCACACTTGGGTTCGGCGGTGTAACACCACATGGAGTAATGACCAAACTTATTGAGGTGTATAAAAGGGAACTTAAAAGCACTGTTCCGCCGGATCTATCCCAACTATTAACTCAACTTAAACCAAAAAACTATAAAAGTAAAGCAAGTCATGGAATTTTAGTCGAGGGCGAGTCCGGGGTTCTAGTACGGTTGGCAAAGTGCTGTAATCCAATACCCGGCGATGCTATCGTAGGATATATAACTAAAGGTCGCGGGGTTTCGGTTCACCGCGCTGATTGCTCAAATATTCTTAATTACCCTGAAGAGTATGAAAGAATGATTCAAGTAACTTGGGACATTACTACTGATACAGTATATAAGGTAACTATCGAAGTGCTTTGTACGGATCGCCCAGGAATGTTAACAGACGTAATGCTAGTGCCATCGGAAACGAAAACTAATATTAGCTCTGTTAATGCCAGGGTTCATAAAAATAAAACCGCAACAATTACACTTGTTTTGGAAATAAAAAGTTTAAGCCAATTAGAAAATGTTATGACTAAAATGCGCCGAATCAAAGAAGTGTATAGTGTTTATCGTGCGGCGCAGAGTATAGGTGGGAAGATATGA